From Methylocystis sp. ATCC 49242, one genomic window encodes:
- a CDS encoding DUF4239 domain-containing protein, with the protein MNSLSVAAVVLGSASGTALVGLLLHARLQSHLDPDSKEVIKLVMGLIGTMSALILGLLIGSANNSYNTQRNELQSVSANIVLLDRLLASYGTETKGARDELRSAVKGAHDRIWSRGGPRPANVDSAIKFIEQLQGLTPKTETGKILHRRTMEVAAGILQTRLLMAEQAEDALPKPFLAVLIFWIGALFLGFGLFTRWNGTVIAALLLGAISFSGAIFLIIELSMPFEGIMRLSDAPLRHALAQIGG; encoded by the coding sequence ATGAATTCGCTATCCGTTGCTGCCGTCGTGCTCGGCAGCGCATCCGGCACTGCACTTGTTGGCCTGCTTCTGCATGCCAGATTGCAAAGCCATTTGGACCCAGATTCAAAGGAGGTTATCAAGCTTGTGATGGGTCTGATCGGCACCATGTCAGCGCTGATCCTTGGTCTGCTTATAGGCTCGGCGAATAACTCCTACAATACGCAGAGGAATGAGTTGCAATCGGTCTCAGCCAACATTGTCTTGCTCGATAGACTGCTGGCATCCTATGGAACGGAGACCAAAGGGGCGCGCGACGAACTACGAAGCGCGGTCAAGGGGGCCCATGACCGAATCTGGTCGCGGGGAGGCCCGCGACCGGCAAATGTTGACTCAGCCATCAAATTTATAGAGCAGCTCCAGGGTCTAACTCCCAAGACCGAGACTGGGAAAATCTTGCATCGTCGAACCATGGAGGTGGCGGCGGGTATTCTGCAAACTCGACTGTTGATGGCAGAACAGGCCGAGGACGCGCTCCCCAAACCGTTCCTGGCGGTGCTAATATTCTGGATAGGCGCGCTCTTCTTGGGCTTCGGCCTCTTTACTCGTTGGAATGGCACGGTGATAGCAGCTCTGCTGTTGGGCGCGATTTCTTTCTCGGGCGCTATTTTTCTTATCATTGAGCTGAGCATGCCCTTTGAAGGGATCATGCGACTCTCCGACGCCCCGTTGCGCCACGCGCTGGCGCAAATCGGTGGATAA